CGCGTCCACCCGCACCCGCGGCAGCTCCGGGGCCTCGTCCACCCGCACCTCCACGCGCCGCTCGGCCAGCTCCGGCGCCACCATGGCCATGGCCTCCTGCACCAGCGTGCGCGGCACGTGCTGATCCATCGCGGGCGTGCTGTCCCGGCCGTACTCGGACAGCATCCACAGCATCCGCTCCATGGTGCGGATCTCCCGGTTGGCGATCGTCAGCCGGCGCTGGTCCCTCTCCGACAGGCCCGTGTTGCGCGCCAGCGTCTGCACCGCCATCTTCACCGAGCTGAGCGGGTTGCGGATCTCATGGCTCAGCTGCGAGGCCAGTCCGGACAGCTGCACCGGCGGCGCCCCCTTGAGCAGCGAGCGCATGTCCATCGCCACGGCGGTGGCCTCGGTCTCGTCCACCCCGAGCGTCAGCCGCAGGGGCACCGGGTCCCCCGCGCCCAGCTGCGCGTAGAGGAACTCCACCGCGCCGGTGCCACGCCGGGCCAGGGCATCCAGCTCCCGGACCTTCTCGGCGCTGGTACCGAGCACCACGTGGAGCGGCCGATCCTTCAATTCCGGAGCCGGACGATGCAGCACGGTCTCGCAGTCACCCTCGACGCGGGTCACACGCAGGTTTTGAGACCATGAGAGTTGAGCGGCCTGCAGCAGGTGGAGGTTCATGGGCAGGTGCGAAACATAACGAGTCGACCGCCCCCATGTCCCCCTACATGAGCTGGGATTCCCCTTGAGAATCCGACAGTTGGCGCTCTCCCCACCCTGGGAACGGCCCGAACGGCCGCCCGGCTGTCCGCCAGCTGACACTCGGGGGTCCCCCGGAACCCGGCCAGGAGCCAGCCCCGCGAAATCCCAGGGAAGTGCGATCATCCTCCCGATGACGGATAGAGGTCAGCCGAGTAGGCGGGTACTTTACTCATCGTCGCAGGTGGCCACCCCGGTCCACCCCCCTACCCAGGAGATTGAACATGACCGCCAACAAGAACCTGAAGAAGCTCGCCAAGCGCCGTGGTCAGGGAATGACCGAGTACATCATCATCGTGGCCCTGATCGCCATCGCGGCGATCGGCGTCATCACCCTGTTCGGCAACAACATCCGCAAGCTCTTCGGCGCCTCCGCCGAGGCCCTGGCCGGCAACGAGGACGTGAAGAACACCGGCACCACGGCCAACGCCCAGCTGCAGCGCAAGTCGCTGAAGAACTTCGGCGCCAACAAGGACGAGTAAGTCCTTCGCGGTACCGCTGGATGCATCCCGAGGGGCGGTCCTCCTTATATAGGAGGCCGCCCTTCGTGCTTGCGGGGCCGCAGCGCCAGGGCCAGCGCGCCGAGCGCCAGCACCGAGACGAGCGCCCCCACCCGGAAGCTCAGGGGCCGGTAGTCGAAGCGGACGGTGTGCGCCCCCGGAGGCACCCGCACCGCGCGCATCACCCCGTTGGCCCGTCTCACCGGCGCCGGCGCCCCGTCCAGCGTGGCCTCCCAACCCGGGTAGTGCGAGTCGCTCAGCACCAGGTAGCCAGCGCCACAGGCCTGTAGCACCACCTCCACCCGGGACAGGCCCGCTGCCGTCACCCGCGCCGTCGAGCCCCCGCAGCCGGGGCCCTCCAGGGGCTCACCCTCGGAGAGCAGGGCGGTGCGGCGCAGGGGTTGGGCCGGGTCCAGGAAGGCCGTCCGTGCCTCCTCGTCACCGGCCACGCGCGCGGCGTGCACCACGAAGGCGCGCGGCAGGGCGGTGTCGGAGCGGTAGAGGGTCGGCAGTCCCGGCGAGGCGAGCACGGGCACCAGGTCCGCGAAGGGCGGCGGCCCCCTCCGCACGTAGTAGCCCACCCCGGCCAGGTCGAAGGCCGCGCGCGCCCCCGACTCGTACAGGGGCTCGATGCGCAGGGGCTCCGGCGCTCCATAGCCCTCGAAGACGCGCAGCCGCTCCTCCACGAAACGGTTGGGCACCAGGGCGTCCCGGCTCAGCGCGATGTACGAGCCCCCCTCGCCGGGCGGCGGCGCCGCGGTGGCGCTCACGGTGGTGGGGAGCTCGGAGAGCTCGTCCCCGGAGAGGTCCACGCTGACGCGGCCCGCGTAGCCGGCGGGGATGGCGGCGGCGAGCCGGGAGGGCCGTCCGAGGGACTCGGGCGGCGCGCTGTCGGTGACTCCCTGGAGCAGGTGGAACGCGCCGAGCTCCACCAGGGCCATCACGGCGAGCGCGCGGCGGACGCGGTGGGCTCGCCCGGGGCCGGCGGCGGGGAGGATGAAGGCCAGCGCGCCCGCGCCGAGCGCCAGCACCACCCAGGGCAGTCCGGCCTCCACGCCAGCGCGGAAGAGGGGGAGCCGGGTGAGGGGAGGGCCCAGCAGCAGCGCGGCGAAGAGGGCGGCCACCACCGCGGCCACGCGCCAGAGGGAGCGCTCTCCCCGGCGGGCCCGGCGGGCGAGCACGTCCAGTCCGAGGGCGGCGAGCACCGCCAGGCAGAAGGCCGCGCCGACGAAGTACTTCACCGGGTAGCGGAAGAGGTGGAAGGGCGGGAGCCGCAGCAGGAGCGCCGCCGGGGGGAAGTGCGCGCCGAGGGCGAGCGCGGTGAGTCCCAGGGCCCCCAGCCCGAAGGGCAGTGCCCGCCGCGAGCGCCCGAGTCCGGCGAGCGCCAGGGCACAGGTGAGGGTGCCCAGGAAGAGGACGAGGATGAAGAACTGATCGTCCCCCTCCCAGTAGCGCGAGCGCGGGTGCTCGGCGAAGGGCCACGCCACGGAGAGGAGCTGCGGCCAGGACAGGGACCACTCGAGCGGATTCATCCCCCCCGTACTCCGGGTGGAGTTGCGGGCGAACTCGAGCGCGGGCAGGGCCACCACCGCCCCGAGCACGAAGCCCCAGGCGAGCCCCGCGCCCGTGGCCACTCCGGCGCGCACCTCGCGCCGCGCGGCGAGGGCCACGGCCAGGGCGAGCAGGGCCTGCCACAGCCACGTCTCCGGCGAGCCCGCGAGGAAGGAGAGGCCCGCGACGAGCGCCACCTGGGCGGCGCGGCGGGCGGAGGGCT
This is a stretch of genomic DNA from Archangium violaceum. It encodes these proteins:
- a CDS encoding YfhO family protein, producing the protein MKEPVRRRILLWSGLLAGMALVYRSVLGGKVLAGRDAFRIFIPDSAFLLEALRAGELPLWNPYLRLGQPFAATLYSQVFYPPRLLTVLLAGPVAGLTLQHLLHVAIAAAGTFLLLRHLRASRPSAVLGSAAFALSAPFSDLAAQQNVASAAAWTGFLLLASRRAALQPSARRAAQVALVAGLSFLAGSPETWLWQALLALAVALAARREVRAGVATGAGLAWGFVLGAVVALPALEFARNSTRSTGGMNPLEWSLSWPQLLSVAWPFAEHPRSRYWEGDDQFFILVLFLGTLTCALALAGLGRSRRALPFGLGALGLTALALGAHFPPAALLLRLPPFHLFRYPVKYFVGAAFCLAVLAALGLDVLARRARRGERSLWRVAAVVAALFAALLLGPPLTRLPLFRAGVEAGLPWVVLALGAGALAFILPAAGPGRAHRVRRALAVMALVELGAFHLLQGVTDSAPPESLGRPSRLAAAIPAGYAGRVSVDLSGDELSELPTTVSATAAPPPGEGGSYIALSRDALVPNRFVEERLRVFEGYGAPEPLRIEPLYESGARAAFDLAGVGYYVRRGPPPFADLVPVLASPGLPTLYRSDTALPRAFVVHAARVAGDEEARTAFLDPAQPLRRTALLSEGEPLEGPGCGGSTARVTAAGLSRVEVVLQACGAGYLVLSDSHYPGWEATLDGAPAPVRRANGVMRAVRVPPGAHTVRFDYRPLSFRVGALVSVLALGALALALRPRKHEGRPPI
- a CDS encoding sensor histidine kinase gives rise to the protein MNLHLLQAAQLSWSQNLRVTRVEGDCETVLHRPAPELKDRPLHVVLGTSAEKVRELDALARRGTGAVEFLYAQLGAGDPVPLRLTLGVDETEATAVAMDMRSLLKGAPPVQLSGLASQLSHEIRNPLSSVKMAVQTLARNTGLSERDQRRLTIANREIRTMERMLWMLSEYGRDSTPAMDQHVPRTLVQEAMAMVAPELAERRVEVRVDEAPELPRVRVDAGRLRPVLAQVLLNVAMGMGDGGNVEVTLRQGAQGRVQLVLKDPAGEMPEELDTLFEPFECGLARGAGLSLAALRRVLVHQGGDVSAEAAPDTGTVLTLTFAA